A genomic window from Anthonomus grandis grandis chromosome 4, icAntGran1.3, whole genome shotgun sequence includes:
- the LOC126734959 gene encoding uncharacterized protein CG43867 isoform X1 has protein sequence MVQPSNNNNGSSDMDSLEDMLRKLSELEQRVLEAEGRAEEAEDKVRIMEQKLAWSAQSDQGNAQIHRLEGEVEEQRQLRLQDARQVEAKAARIKEWVTNKLRELEQQNQHLREQNIKCNQQLELLRNHLALADRRRSESGSPEPRQLPLSATSTYSNSKHRRHQSVCLSTNTSFEPVVPSTLVTSVNFATSNSSMDPLADELRAAVDNLSIGRIPSSSASDPDLAHDYAEIYTPSREKVAWPRAPTPPIHRFPSWEDRIYQVAADGLTLTGTTPSDIGPEQAGYQDIPVPVYATVKGRASQIRSMPFTGDSSDDSSDGEGNNTQAIDGTNTHSRSSGETTGSSPGKRTGSSSSGSPSKSKTRVISDISFESGLSDDYAVPPDALSCDTASLESSMMLRASYLDSPKRIESLEKCGSLAKLGGKLKTWRKKWFVLKNGVLTYYKSQSDINRKPQGQIVLDEICKITRADGSNTFEIDTGKKTYYLTADTITAMEDWLRILQNVQRRNATKILLSKEENKPSVQGWLTKVKNGHAKRCWCVLIGKMFLYFKSPSDTTPHGQINMREARVEEVEHLSDSDSEERDSEQPDLTIGIFPNNSGPTYLLCPGKQEKDAWLYHLTVASGGGPNTGTQYEQLIHKLMEVDGDPNCVLWRHPVLLHASCAKDGAVPSYFPLTSLPTEALQAEAIKLFKSLQLFLSAAVDQAGIDYHVVLAQNALQQCLDMPELQAELICALIKQTSKSVPLPKLGVQQLLLCATQSLFSCETNAPSINSTASDDQIALSNIQASQEEKYREHKECYKEYKDPKAPPTYTLLQGWQLLALAVSLFVPKSSRLLWFLKHHLQRNADNRTECGKYASYCERALERTIIAGGRELKPSRMEVLSILLKNPQHHSLPHSMPVHLLNGAYHITSFDGSTTIKEFQDTLAHEIGCRMSNGFSLFSDDPIEKDLEHTLDPNAKLCDLISKWEIALREKGMGKFENSKVIRLTYKNRLWWKNSARLETDKERLLLCYQINKQIVQGRFPLSRELALELAALMAQLDIGDCPLGSSKPSSAGNTLNTHATTSSVKQSPKSNLNGTFSPPSALQNSSTLSALNNVHGILMAHSNQALNAIDKFYPYRYRDQLTQEGLAELQAKLLAKWRALKGRTQLDCVRIYLTCTRKWPYFGATLFQARLRQQDSPMIWLAVSEDSITALDLATMQQRNRYPYSNVLTFGGCQEDFMLVVTQNDQQASQKLIFTLSKPKILELTLLIADYMNLLIANPGTPLLGTLSRGTMVSVNQSIVNQSIISHTLANQSQPDILKSTPDHGVQRSESKRRTHVDSGLA, from the exons gTAGAAGCAAAAGCTGCACGAATTAAAGAATGGGTTACGAATAAACTTCGGGAACTTGAACAGCAGAATCAACATTTACGCGAGCAAAATATCAAATGTAATCAACAATTGGAACTGCTAAGGAATCATTTGGCCCTTGCAGATAGAAGGCGTTCTGAGAGTGGATCGCCGGAGCCTAGACAG TTACCTCTATCAGCAACATCCACGTACAGTAACTCAAAGCACCGCCGTCATCAATCTGTGTGCCTTTCAACAAATACGAGTTTTGAGCCAGTAGTTCCTAGTACATTAGTCACTAGTGTCAATTTCGCTACAAGTAACTCCag CATGGATCCTCTTGCGGATGAACTTAGAGCCGCTGTAGATAATTTAAGTATAGGACGCATACCAAGTAGTAGTGCCAGTGATCCAGATTTGGCACATGATTATGCTGAAATATATACACCTAGTAGAGAGAAAGTGGCATGGCCTAGGGCACCAACGCCTCCTATACACAGGTTTCCTAGCTGGGAAGATCGGATATATCAG GTAGCAGCTGATGGTCTTACCTTAACAGGAACAACTCCTAGTGATATAGGGCCAGAACAAGCTGGGTACCAAGATATTCCCGTCCCAGTTTACGCCACTGTAAAAGGGAGAGCGAGTCAAATTCGTTCAATGCCATTTACAGGTGATTCGTCTGACGATTCGAGTGATGGCGAAGGGAATAATACTCAG gctATTGATGGAACAAATACTCATAGTCGTAGCTCCGGAGAAACTACCGGTTCAAGTCCAGGAAAACGAACAGGATCGAGCAGTAGTGGTTCACCAAGTAAAAGCAAAACAAGAG TAATTTCAGACATATCGTTTGAATCTGGACTTTCCGACGATTACGCTGTACCTCCAGATGCGCTTAGTTGCGACACAGCTAGTCTTGAGTCCTCCATGATGCTAAGAGCTTCCTATTTAGACAGTCCCAAAAGGATAGAAAGTTTGGAGAAATGTGGTTCGTTAGCTAAATTGG GTGGCAAACTAAAAACATGgaggaagaaatggtttgttttgaaaaatggtgTGCTAACATATTATAAAAGTCAAAGTGATATTAATCGTAAACCCCAAGGTCAAATCGTTTTAGATGAAATTTGTAAGATAACAAGAGCAGACGGCTCAAATACTTTCGAAATAGATACGGGCAAAAAAACTTACTACCTAACAGCAGATACGATTACTGCAATGGAAGACTGG CTTCGAATACTTCAAAATGTTCAACGAAGAAACGCAACTAAAATTTTACTAAGCAAAGAAGAAAATAAGCCATCAGTACAAGGGTGGTTAACAAAAGTTAAGAATGGTCACGCTAAAAGATGCTGGTGTGTTCTTATCGGAAAAATGTTTCTCTATTTTAAGTCTCCTTCCGATACc actCCACATGGCCAAATAAATATGAGAGAAGCACGTGTTGAAGAAGTGGAACATCTATCAGACTCTGATTCTGAAGAAAGAGATTCTGAACAGCCAGACCTAACGATAGGTATATTTCCAAATAATTCCGGTCCGACCTATTTATTATGTCCTGGAAAGCAG gaaaaagatGCATGGTTATATCACCTTACGGTTGCCAGCGGCGGAGGCCCTAATACTGGTACCCAATATGAACAATTAATACATAAACTAATGGAGGTGGATGGCGATCCCAATTGCGTACTATGGAGACATCCTGTCCTCTTACATGCATCTTGTGCCAAAGATGGAGCTGTACCATCATATTTCCCATTAACAAGTTTGCCAACAGAAGCTCTACag gccgaggcaattaaattatttaaaagtctcCAATTGTTCCTTTCTGCGGCTGTGGACCAGGCTGGTATAGATTACCACGTAGTGCTGGCTCAAAATGCACTACAACAGTGCCTGGACATGCCCGAGCTTCAGGCAGAATTGATTTGTGCTCTCATTAAACAAACCAGTAAAAGTGTACCTTTGCCAAAGTTAGGAGTTCAG CAATTACTACTTTGTGCAACGCAAAGTCTTTTCTCGTGCGAAACCAACGCGCCGAGCATTAACAGTACTGCATCTGATGATCAAATCGCATTGTCAAATATACAGGCATCCCAAGAAGAGAAGTATAGAGAACACAAGGAATGTTACAAGGAGTACAAAGATCCCAAGGCACCTCCGACGTACACGCTTTTGCAGGGATGGCAATTGCTGGCCTTAGCCGTAAGCCTCTTTGTACCAAAATCGTCCAGGTTGTTGTGGTTTTTAAAGCATCATCTTCAGAGAAATGCTGATAATAGAACTGAATGTGGAAAATACGCTTCATATTGTGAAAGAGCCTTGGAGAGGACCATCATAGCAG gtggtAGGGAGCTTAAACCTAGCCGTATGGAAGTTCTAAGCATACTACTAAAGAATCCTCAACACCATTCGTTACCCCATTCAATGCCAGTTCATCTTCTTAACGGCGCCTACCACATTACAAGCTTTGATGGTTCGACAACCATTAAAGAGTTCCAAGATACTCTTGCTCATGAGATTGGATGTAGAATGAGCAACGGATTTTCATTGTTCAGCGATGACCCGATTGAGAAAGATCTGGAACATACTTTAGACCCTAATGCCAAACTCTGTGATTTAATTTCTAAATGGGAAATCGCCCTAAGAGAAAAGGGCATGGGCAAGTTCGAAAATAGTAAAGTTATTAGACTAACATATAAAAACCGACTCTGGTGGAAGAACAGTGCAAGATTGGAAACCGATAAAGAAAGACTACTTTTATGTTATCAAATTAACAAACAAATTGTACAGGGACGATTTCCTTTAAGTAGAGAATTAGCTTTAGAACTTGCCGCACTGATGGCCCAACTTGATATAGGCGACTGTCCTCTGGGATCAAGTAAACCTTCCAGCGCTGGAAACACCCTTAATACTCATGCTACAACATCCAGTGTCAAACAAAGTCCAAAGTCCAATTTAAATGGCACTTTCAGTCCTCCATCTGCTCTGCAGAATTCGTCCACCTTAAGTGCATTGAATAATGTCCATGGAATATTGATGGCACATTCCAACCAAGCGCTTAACGCTATTGATAAGTTTTATCCTTATCGGTATAGGGATCAGTTAACTCAAGAGGGTTTAGCGGAACTTCAGGCAAAACTGCTGGCTAAATGGCGAGCGCTCAAGGGAAGAACTCAGCTGGATTGTGTTAGAATTTACTTGACTTGCACAAGGAAGTGGCCATATTTTGGTGCCACTCTATTTCAG GCAAGACTGCGGCAACAAGATTCCCCAATGATTTGGTTAGCAGTAAGCGAAGACTCAATAACGGCTTTAGATTTGGCAACAATGCAACAACGGAATCGATATCCTTACTCCAACGTACTTACCTTTGGAGGATGTCAGGAGGACTTTATGTTAGTTGTGACTCAAAATGACCAGCAGGCTTCCCAAAAACTGATATTTACACTAAGCAAACCAAAAATACTCGAGCTGACATTACTTATTGCCGATTATATGAATCTGCTTATTGCAAACCCCGGCACGCCACTTTTGGGAACTTTAAGTCGAGGGACCATGGTTTCCGTTAACCAATCAATAGTAAACCAATCGATAATTAGCCACACATTGGCTAACCAATCGCAACCTGATATACTGAAATCGACTCCGGACCATGGAGTTCAAAGATCTGAGTCAAAACGACGAACTCATGTTGATTCGGGTCTTGCGTAA
- the LOC126734959 gene encoding uncharacterized protein CG43867 isoform X3 translates to MVQPSNNNNGSSDMDSLEDMLRKLSELEQRVLEAEGRAEEAEDKVRIMEQKLAWSAQSDQGNAQIHRLEGEVEEQRQLRLQDARQVEAKAARIKEWVTNKLRELEQQNQHLREQNIKCNQQLELLRNHLALADRRRSESGSPEPRQLPLSATSTYSNSKHRRHQSVCLSTNTSFEPVVPSTLVTSVNFATSNSSMDPLADELRAAVDNLSIGRIPSSSASDPDLAHDYAEIYTPSREKVAWPRAPTPPIHRFPSWEDRIYQVAADGLTLTGTTPSDIGPEQAGYQDIPVPVYATVKGRASQIRSMPFTGDSSDDSSDGEGNNTQAIDGTNTHSRSSGETTGSSPGKRTGSSSSGSPSKSKTRVISDISFESGLSDDYAVPPDALSCDTASLESSMMLRASYLDSPKRIESLEKCGSLAKLGGKLKTWRKKWFVLKNGVLTYYKSQSDINRKPQGQIVLDEICKITRADGSNTFEIDTGKKTYYLTADTITAMEDWLRILQNVQRRNATKILLSKEENKPSVQGWLTKVKNGHAKRCWCVLIGKMFLYFKSPSDTTPHGQINMREARVEEVEHLSDSDSEERDSEQPDLTIGIFPNNSGPTYLLCPGKQEKDAWLYHLTVASGGGPNTGTQYEQLIHKLMEVDGDPNCVLWRHPVLLHASCAKDGAVPSYFPLTSLPTEALQAEAIKLFKSLQLFLSAAVDQAGIDYHVVLAQNALQQCLDMPELQAELICALIKQTSKSVPLPKLGVQASQEEKYREHKECYKEYKDPKAPPTYTLLQGWQLLALAVSLFVPKSSRLLWFLKHHLQRNADNRTECGKYASYCERALERTIIAGGRELKPSRMEVLSILLKNPQHHSLPHSMPVHLLNGAYHITSFDGSTTIKEFQDTLAHEIGCRMSNGFSLFSDDPIEKDLEHTLDPNAKLCDLISKWEIALREKGMGKFENSKVIRLTYKNRLWWKNSARLETDKERLLLCYQINKQIVQGRFPLSRELALELAALMAQLDIGDCPLGSSKPSSAGNTLNTHATTSSVKQSPKSNLNGTFSPPSALQNSSTLSALNNVHGILMAHSNQALNAIDKFYPYRYRDQLTQEGLAELQAKLLAKWRALKGRTQLDCVRIYLTCTRKWPYFGATLFQARLRQQDSPMIWLAVSEDSITALDLATMQQRNRYPYSNVLTFGGCQEDFMLVVTQNDQQASQKLIFTLSKPKILELTLLIADYMNLLIANPGTPLLGTLSRGTMVSVNQSIVNQSIISHTLANQSQPDILKSTPDHGVQRSESKRRTHVDSGLA, encoded by the exons gTAGAAGCAAAAGCTGCACGAATTAAAGAATGGGTTACGAATAAACTTCGGGAACTTGAACAGCAGAATCAACATTTACGCGAGCAAAATATCAAATGTAATCAACAATTGGAACTGCTAAGGAATCATTTGGCCCTTGCAGATAGAAGGCGTTCTGAGAGTGGATCGCCGGAGCCTAGACAG TTACCTCTATCAGCAACATCCACGTACAGTAACTCAAAGCACCGCCGTCATCAATCTGTGTGCCTTTCAACAAATACGAGTTTTGAGCCAGTAGTTCCTAGTACATTAGTCACTAGTGTCAATTTCGCTACAAGTAACTCCag CATGGATCCTCTTGCGGATGAACTTAGAGCCGCTGTAGATAATTTAAGTATAGGACGCATACCAAGTAGTAGTGCCAGTGATCCAGATTTGGCACATGATTATGCTGAAATATATACACCTAGTAGAGAGAAAGTGGCATGGCCTAGGGCACCAACGCCTCCTATACACAGGTTTCCTAGCTGGGAAGATCGGATATATCAG GTAGCAGCTGATGGTCTTACCTTAACAGGAACAACTCCTAGTGATATAGGGCCAGAACAAGCTGGGTACCAAGATATTCCCGTCCCAGTTTACGCCACTGTAAAAGGGAGAGCGAGTCAAATTCGTTCAATGCCATTTACAGGTGATTCGTCTGACGATTCGAGTGATGGCGAAGGGAATAATACTCAG gctATTGATGGAACAAATACTCATAGTCGTAGCTCCGGAGAAACTACCGGTTCAAGTCCAGGAAAACGAACAGGATCGAGCAGTAGTGGTTCACCAAGTAAAAGCAAAACAAGAG TAATTTCAGACATATCGTTTGAATCTGGACTTTCCGACGATTACGCTGTACCTCCAGATGCGCTTAGTTGCGACACAGCTAGTCTTGAGTCCTCCATGATGCTAAGAGCTTCCTATTTAGACAGTCCCAAAAGGATAGAAAGTTTGGAGAAATGTGGTTCGTTAGCTAAATTGG GTGGCAAACTAAAAACATGgaggaagaaatggtttgttttgaaaaatggtgTGCTAACATATTATAAAAGTCAAAGTGATATTAATCGTAAACCCCAAGGTCAAATCGTTTTAGATGAAATTTGTAAGATAACAAGAGCAGACGGCTCAAATACTTTCGAAATAGATACGGGCAAAAAAACTTACTACCTAACAGCAGATACGATTACTGCAATGGAAGACTGG CTTCGAATACTTCAAAATGTTCAACGAAGAAACGCAACTAAAATTTTACTAAGCAAAGAAGAAAATAAGCCATCAGTACAAGGGTGGTTAACAAAAGTTAAGAATGGTCACGCTAAAAGATGCTGGTGTGTTCTTATCGGAAAAATGTTTCTCTATTTTAAGTCTCCTTCCGATACc actCCACATGGCCAAATAAATATGAGAGAAGCACGTGTTGAAGAAGTGGAACATCTATCAGACTCTGATTCTGAAGAAAGAGATTCTGAACAGCCAGACCTAACGATAGGTATATTTCCAAATAATTCCGGTCCGACCTATTTATTATGTCCTGGAAAGCAG gaaaaagatGCATGGTTATATCACCTTACGGTTGCCAGCGGCGGAGGCCCTAATACTGGTACCCAATATGAACAATTAATACATAAACTAATGGAGGTGGATGGCGATCCCAATTGCGTACTATGGAGACATCCTGTCCTCTTACATGCATCTTGTGCCAAAGATGGAGCTGTACCATCATATTTCCCATTAACAAGTTTGCCAACAGAAGCTCTACag gccgaggcaattaaattatttaaaagtctcCAATTGTTCCTTTCTGCGGCTGTGGACCAGGCTGGTATAGATTACCACGTAGTGCTGGCTCAAAATGCACTACAACAGTGCCTGGACATGCCCGAGCTTCAGGCAGAATTGATTTGTGCTCTCATTAAACAAACCAGTAAAAGTGTACCTTTGCCAAAGTTAGGAGTTCAG GCATCCCAAGAAGAGAAGTATAGAGAACACAAGGAATGTTACAAGGAGTACAAAGATCCCAAGGCACCTCCGACGTACACGCTTTTGCAGGGATGGCAATTGCTGGCCTTAGCCGTAAGCCTCTTTGTACCAAAATCGTCCAGGTTGTTGTGGTTTTTAAAGCATCATCTTCAGAGAAATGCTGATAATAGAACTGAATGTGGAAAATACGCTTCATATTGTGAAAGAGCCTTGGAGAGGACCATCATAGCAG gtggtAGGGAGCTTAAACCTAGCCGTATGGAAGTTCTAAGCATACTACTAAAGAATCCTCAACACCATTCGTTACCCCATTCAATGCCAGTTCATCTTCTTAACGGCGCCTACCACATTACAAGCTTTGATGGTTCGACAACCATTAAAGAGTTCCAAGATACTCTTGCTCATGAGATTGGATGTAGAATGAGCAACGGATTTTCATTGTTCAGCGATGACCCGATTGAGAAAGATCTGGAACATACTTTAGACCCTAATGCCAAACTCTGTGATTTAATTTCTAAATGGGAAATCGCCCTAAGAGAAAAGGGCATGGGCAAGTTCGAAAATAGTAAAGTTATTAGACTAACATATAAAAACCGACTCTGGTGGAAGAACAGTGCAAGATTGGAAACCGATAAAGAAAGACTACTTTTATGTTATCAAATTAACAAACAAATTGTACAGGGACGATTTCCTTTAAGTAGAGAATTAGCTTTAGAACTTGCCGCACTGATGGCCCAACTTGATATAGGCGACTGTCCTCTGGGATCAAGTAAACCTTCCAGCGCTGGAAACACCCTTAATACTCATGCTACAACATCCAGTGTCAAACAAAGTCCAAAGTCCAATTTAAATGGCACTTTCAGTCCTCCATCTGCTCTGCAGAATTCGTCCACCTTAAGTGCATTGAATAATGTCCATGGAATATTGATGGCACATTCCAACCAAGCGCTTAACGCTATTGATAAGTTTTATCCTTATCGGTATAGGGATCAGTTAACTCAAGAGGGTTTAGCGGAACTTCAGGCAAAACTGCTGGCTAAATGGCGAGCGCTCAAGGGAAGAACTCAGCTGGATTGTGTTAGAATTTACTTGACTTGCACAAGGAAGTGGCCATATTTTGGTGCCACTCTATTTCAG GCAAGACTGCGGCAACAAGATTCCCCAATGATTTGGTTAGCAGTAAGCGAAGACTCAATAACGGCTTTAGATTTGGCAACAATGCAACAACGGAATCGATATCCTTACTCCAACGTACTTACCTTTGGAGGATGTCAGGAGGACTTTATGTTAGTTGTGACTCAAAATGACCAGCAGGCTTCCCAAAAACTGATATTTACACTAAGCAAACCAAAAATACTCGAGCTGACATTACTTATTGCCGATTATATGAATCTGCTTATTGCAAACCCCGGCACGCCACTTTTGGGAACTTTAAGTCGAGGGACCATGGTTTCCGTTAACCAATCAATAGTAAACCAATCGATAATTAGCCACACATTGGCTAACCAATCGCAACCTGATATACTGAAATCGACTCCGGACCATGGAGTTCAAAGATCTGAGTCAAAACGACGAACTCATGTTGATTCGGGTCTTGCGTAA